From Suncus etruscus isolate mSunEtr1 chromosome 6, mSunEtr1.pri.cur, whole genome shotgun sequence, one genomic window encodes:
- the DISP3 gene encoding protein dispatched homolog 3 has protein sequence MDSEDDPLLQDLWLEEEQDEEEATDEAYRKAQKPRPQCCWRHWTLPSRPPVSGFWSTLGWAFTNPCCAGLVLFLVCSIPMALSAFMFLYYPPLDIDISYNAFEIRNHEASQRFDALTMALKSQFGSWGRNRRDLADFTSETLQRLISEQLQQLQLGNHSRGNARAPPMVPKAQPTPSRLAREPRRNRKSPTANQNRRRREAPPLAEPTANQSQAQNRMSAPSGRLQASTPPPTAAAAANQSRARRGTTRWDYSRAFVSANTQAHAHWRIELIFLARGDAERNIFTSERLLTIHEIERKIMDHPGFREFCWKPHEVLKDLPLGSYSYCSPPSSLLTYFFPTERGGKIYYDGMGQDLADIRGSLKLAMTHPEFYWYVDEGLSAENLKSSLLRSEILFGAPLPNYYSVDDRWEEQRAKFQSFVVTYVAMLAKQSTSKVQVLYGGTDLFDYEVRRTFNNDMLLAFISSSCIAALVYILTSCSVFLSFFGIASIGLSCLAALFLYHVVFGVQYLGILNGVAAFVIVGIGVDDVFVFINTYRQAAHLGNPQLRMAHTIQTAGKATFFTSLTTAAAYAANVFSQIPAVHDFGLFMSLIVSCCWLAVLFTMPAALGIWSLYLAPLESACQTSCQQKCGRKRSLPWPGDVFATPTGLGGCPGPGPLPYLDDDIALLDVDDESVSLELGDVAMVAVAPETPQPTHDRASGGQLITQLQGLLHHWVLWSAVKSRWVIVGLFVTILVLSLVFASRLRPASRAPLLFRPDTNIQVLLDLKYNLSAEGVSCITCSGLFQEKPHSLQSNVRTSLEKRKRGSGAWASRSEPTPQDAPGTVFVSRVKTPGHPAIYRLSLNASRPAPWQLVVPGDGDVPSFQVYRTPVGDFSRKLTACMSAGGPFPAASPAHKWMLTTLACDARRGWKFDFSFYAATKEQQHSRKLYFAQSHKPPFHGRVCVAPPGCLLSSGPDGPTKGFFYVPSEKVPRTHLSPTFGFNPCVNMGCGKPAVRPLVDTGAMVFVVFGIIGINRTRQADNHVLGDQGSVVYDATFDLFKELGHLCRLCKAIAGNAELVKPGGAQCLPSGYSISSFLQMLHPECKELPEPNLLPGQLSHGAVGVKEGRVQWISMAFESTTYKGKSSFQTYADYLRWERFLQHQLRAFPEGSALRRGFQTCEHWKQIFMEIIGVQSALYGLALSLLICVAAVAVFTTHVLLLLPVLLSILGIVCLVVTIMYWSGWEMGAVEAISLSILVGSSVDYCVHLVEGYLLAGENLPPHQAEDAHSQRQWRTLEAVRHVGVAIVSSALTTVIATVPLFFCIIAPFAKFGKIVALNTAISILYTLTVSTALLGIMAPGSFTRTRTSFLKALAAVLLAGAVGLGACLLLLRSGYKIPLATGATL, from the exons ATGGACTCGGAGGATGACCCTTTGCTGCAGGATCTATGGCTGGAAGAGGAGCAGGATGAGGAGGAAGCAACAGATGAGGCTTATAGGAAGGCCCAGAAGCCAAGACCCCAGTGTTGCTGGCGGCACTGGACGCTGCCCTCCAGACCTCCAGTCTCAGGCTTCTGGAGCACCTTGGGCTGGGCTTTCACCAATCCGTGCTGTGCGGGGCTGGTTCTCTTCTTGGTGTGCAGCATCCCCATGGCCCTGTCGGCCTTCATGTTCCTTTACTATCCGCCTCTGGACATTGACATCTCCTACAACGCCTTCGAGATCCGCAACCATGAGGCCTCCCAGCGTTTTGATGCCCTGACAATGGCGCTCAAGTCCCAGTTTGGCTCCTGGGGCCGCAACCGACGTGATCTAGCTGACTTCACCTCTGAAACGCTGCAGCGCCTCATTTCCGAGCAACTGCAGCAGTTGCAGTTGGGCAACCATTCGAGGGGCAATGCCAGGGCCCCCCCAATGGTCCCCAAGGCCCAGCCAACTCCAAGCAGGCTCGCCAGAGAGCCACGGCGGAACCGGAAGTCACCCACAGCCAATCAGAACAGGCGTCGGCGTGAGGCTCCGCCCCTGGCAGAGCCGACAGCCAATCAGAGCCAAGCCCAGAACCGGATGTCAGCTCCCTCTGGGCGGCTTCAAGCCAGCACCCCGCCCCCGACAGCAGCGGCTGCAGCCAATCAGAGCCGAGCTCGTCGAGGGACCACGCGCTGGGATTATTCCCGCGCTTTTGTGAGCGCCAACACCCAGGCGCATGCGCACTGGCGCATCGAGCTCATCTTTTTGGCCCGCGGGGATGCTGAGCGCAACATCTTCACCAGCGAGCGGCTCCTCACCATCCACGAGATCGAGCGCAAGATCATGGACCACCCGGGCTTCCGGGAGTTTTGTTGGAAGCCCCATGAGGTGCTCAAGGATCTGCCCCTGGGCTCCTATTCTTACTGCTCCCCACCCAGCTCGCTCCTGACCTACTTCTTCCCCACGGAGAGGGGTGGCAAGATCTACTACGATGGCATGGGCCAGGACCTGGCAGACATCAGGG GTTCCCTAAAGCTGGCCATGACACACCCCGAGTTCTACTGGTATGTGGATGAGGGTCTCTCTGCGGAGAACCTCAAGAGTTCCCTCCTGCGCAGTGAGATCCTGTTTGGAGCACCCCTGCCCAACTACTACTCAGTGGATGATCGCTGGGAGGAGCAGCGTGCCAagtttcagagctttgtggtcaccTACGTGGCCATGCTGGCCAAGCAGTCTACTAG CAAAGTACAGGTTCTGTACGGGGGGACAGACCTCTTCGACTACGAGGTGCGAAGGACCTTCAACAATGACATGCTCCTGGCCTTCATAAGCAGCAGCTGCATCGCCGCCCTGGTCTACATCCTCACCTCCTGCTCAG TCTTCCTGTCCTTCTTCGGCATCGCCAGCATCGGCCTCAGCTGCCTGGCCGCCCTCTTCCTCTATCACGTGGTTTTTGGGGTGCAGTACCTGGGCATCCTCAACGGTGTGGCTGCCTTCGTGATCGTGGGCATCG GCGTGGACGATGTCTTTGTCTTCATCAACACCTACCGCCAGGCTGCCCATCTGGGGAACCCGCAGCTACGCATGGCTCACACCATCCAGACGGCGGGCAAGGCCACCTTCTTCACCTCACTCACCACAGCCGCCGCCTACGCCGCCAATGTCTTCTCTCAG ATCCCAGCCGTGCACGACTTTGGTCTCTTCATGTCCCTCATTGTGTCCTGCTGCTGGCTGGCCGTGCTCTTCACCATGCCCGCTGCCCTGGGCATCTGGAGCCTGTACCTGGCGCCTCTGGAGAGCGCCTGCCAGACAAG CTGCCAGCAGAAATGTGGCCGCAAGCGCTCCCTGCCCTGGCCCGGGGATGTGTTCGCGACTCCAACAGGGCTGGGGGGCTGCCCAGGCCCCGGGCCTCTGCCCTACCTGGACGATGACATtgcgctgctggatgtggacgATGAGTCAG TATCCCTGGAGCTGGGAGACGTTGCAATGGTGGCGGTGGCCCCCGAGACCCCACAGCCCACCCATGACAGGGCCAGCGGGGGCCAGCTTATCACGCAGCTGCAGGGGCTGCTCCACCACTGGGTCCTGTGGTCGGCCGTCAAGAGTCGCTGGGTGATTGTGG GGCTCTTCGTCACCATCCTCGTCCTGTCCCTGGTGTTCGCCAGCCGCCTCCGCCCCGCCAGCCGGGCACCGCTGCTCTTCCGGCCGGACACCAACATCCAGGTGCTGCTGGACCTCAAGTACAACCTGAGCGCCGAGGGCGTGTCCTGCATCACCTGCTCTG GTCTGTTCCAGGAGAAGCCTCACAGCCTGCAGAGCAACGTCCGCACCTCCCTGGAGAAGAGGAAGCGAGGATCGGGGGCCTGGGCCAGCCGGTCTGAGCCCACACCGCAGG ATGCCCCTGGCACCGTGTTTGTATCCCGGGTGAAGACCCCAGGCCACCCAGCCATCTACAGACTGTCCCTCAACGCCAGCCGGCCTGCGCCCTGGCAGCTGGTGGTCCCCGGGGATGGGGACGTGCCCTCCTTCCAG GTGTATAGAACGCCTGTTGGCGACTTCAGCAGGAAGCTGACCGCTTGTATGTCTGCAGGAGGGCCCTTCCCGGCGGCCAGCCCCGCCCACAAGTGGATGCTGACCACCTTGGCCTGCGACGCCAGGCGGGGCTGGAAGTTCGACTTCAGCTTCTACGCGGCCACCAAGGAGCAGCAGCACAGTCG GAAGCTGTATTTCGCACAGTCTCACAAGCCGCCTTTCCATGGGCGCGTGTGCGTGGCGCCCCCCGGCTGCCTGCTCAGCTCCGGCCCAGATGGGCCCACGAAAGGCTTCTTCTATGTGCCCAGCGAGAAAG TGCCCAGGACTCACCTCTCGCCCACCTTCGGCTTCAACCCCTGCGTGAACATGGGCTGCGGGAAGCCGGCCGTGCGGCCGCTGGTGGACACGGGCGCCATGGTCTTCGTGGTCTTCGGCATCATTGGCATCAACCGCACACGGCAGGCGGACAACCACGTCCTCGGGGACCAG GGCAGCGTCGTCTACGATGCCACCTTTGACCTCTTCAAGGAGCTCGGCCACCTGTGTCGCCTGTGCAAGGCCATCGCGGGCAACGCGGAGCTGGTGAAGCCGGGCGGGGCCCAGTGCCTGCCCTCAG GCTACAGCATCTCCTCCTTCCTGCAGATGTTGCACCCCGAGTGCAAGGAACTCCCTGAGCCCAACCTGCTCCCAGGGCAGCTGTCCCACGGGGCGGTGGGCGTCAAGGAGGGCCGTGTGCAGTGGATCTCTATGGCCTTCGAGTCG ACCACGTACAAGGGCAAGTCCTCCTTCCAGACCTACGCTGACTACCTGCGCTGGGAGCGCTTCCTGCAGCACCAGCTCCGGGCCTTCCCCGAGGGCTCGGCCCTGCGCCGAGGCTTCCAGACCTGTGAGCACTGGAAACAGATCTTCATGGAGATCATAG GGGTGCAGAGTGCTCTGTACGGCTTGGCCTTGTCCCTGCTCATCTGCGTGGCCGCCGTGGCTGTGTTCACCACCCATGTGCTGCTCCTGCTGCCTGTGCTGCTGAGCATCTTGG GGATCGTCTGCCTGGTAGTGACCATCATGTACTGGAGCGGCTGGGAGATGGGCGCCGTGGAAGCCATTTCTCTGTCCATCCTCGTCGGCTCCTCCGTGGACTACTGTGTCCATCTGGTGGAGGGCTACCTGTTGGCCGGAGAGAATCTCCCGCCACACCAGGCTGAG GACGCGCACTCGCAACGCCAGTGGAGGACCCTGGAGGCCGTGCGGCACGTAGGCGTAGCCATCGTCTCCAGTGCCCTGACCACAGTCATCGCCACGGTCCCCCTGTTCTTCTGCATCATCGCCCCATTCGCCAAGTTCGGCAAGATCGTGGCACTCAACACGGCCATCTCCATCCTCTACACGCTGACGGTCAGCACGGCCCTGCTGGGCATCATGGCACCCGGCTCCTTCACTCGGACCCGGACTTCTTTCCTCAAAGCCCTGGCGGCCGTGCTGCTGGCGGGGGCTGTGGGGCTGGGCGCCTGCCTCCTGCTTCTCCGCAGCGGCTACAAGATCCCTCTGGCCACCGGCGCCACCCTATAG